Proteins encoded by one window of Glycine soja cultivar W05 chromosome 15, ASM419377v2, whole genome shotgun sequence:
- the LOC114387928 gene encoding heat shock 70 kDa protein-like: MAPRKVKAMGIDLGTTYSCVAVWNHNRVEVIPNDQGNRTTPSYVAFTDTQRLLGDAAINQRSMNPQNTVFDAKRLVGRRFSDQSVQQDIKLWPFKVVPGARDKPMIAVTYKDEEKLLAAEEISSMVLFKMKEVAEAHLGHFVKDAVITVPAYFSNAQRQATKDAGKIAGLNVLRIINEPTAAAIAYGLDKKGWREGEQNVLVFDLGGGTFDVSLVTIDEGMFKVKATVGDTHLGGVDFDNKLVNYLVGIFKRRYKKDIGENPKALGRLRSACEKAKRILSSSSQTTIELDSLCGGADLHAIVTRALFEELNKDLFMKCMETVEKCLKEARIAKSQVHELVLVGGSTRIPKVQQLLKDMFSVNGNKELCKSINPDEAVAYGAAVQAAILSGEGDKKVEELLLLDVMPLSLGIETDAGEMSVLIPKNTMIPTKRESVFSTFSDNQTSVLIKVFEGEHAKTEDNFLLGKFELSGFTPSPRGVPQINVGFDVGVDGIVEVTARDRSTGLKKKITISNKHGRLSPEEMRRMVRDAEKYKAEDEEVSNKVRAKNLLENYAFEMRDRVKNLEKVVEETIEWLDRNQLAETDEFEYKKQELEEKFRKFR, translated from the coding sequence ATGGCACCCAGAAAAGTCAAAGCCATGGGCATTGACTTGGGCACCACCTACAGCTGCGTGGCTGTGTGGAACCATAACCGCGTCGAGGTCATTCCCAACGACCAAGGCAACCGCACCACCCCTTCCTACGTTGCCTTCACCGACACTCAAAGGTTGTTGGGCGACGCTGCCATCAACCAGCGATCCATGAATCCTCAAAACACCGTCTTCGACGCCAAACGTTTGGTCGGTCGCAGATTCTCCGACCAGTCCGTACAGCAAGACATAAAGTTGTGGCCTTTTAAGGTTGTCCCTGGAGCCAGAGACAAGCCCATGATTGCTGTAACATACAAAGACGAAGAGAAACTCCTTGCAGCCGAAGAGATATCTTCCATGGTGCTGTTTAAGATGAAGGAGGTTGCCGAAGCCCATTTGGGTCATTTCGTAAAGGATGCAGTGATCACTGTCCCTGCTTACTTCAGCAACGCGCAGAGACAGGCCACTAAGGATGCCGGGAAAATCGCGGGTTTGAACGTGTTGAGGATCATCAACGAGCCAACCGCGGCTGCTATTGCTTACGGGTTGGACAAGAAAGGGTGGAGAGAAGGTGAGCAGAACGTGCTTGTGTTTGACCTCGGTGGTGGTACTTTTGATGTTTCCCTGGTTACAATTGATGAAGGGATGTTTAAGGTTAAAGCCACGGTGGGAGATACCCATTTGGGAGGTGTTGACTTTGACAACAAATTGGTCAACTATCTCGTGGGTATTTTCAAGAGGAGGTACAAGAAGGACATTGGTGAAAACCCCAAAGCTCTTGGAAGGTTGAGGTCAGCGTGTGAGAAAGCTAAGAGGATTCTCTCTTCAAGTTCCCAAACCACTATTGAGCTTGATTCTTTATGTGGAGGGGCTGATCTACATGCAATTGTTACAagggccttgttcgaggaactGAACAAGGACTTGTTTATGAAGTGTATGGAGACGGTGGAGAAGTGCCTCAAGGAGGCAAGGATTGCTAAAAGCCAAGTTCATGAGCTTGTTCTGGTAGGAGGGTCTACTAGAATTCCAAAGGTGCAGCAACTTTTGAAGGACATGTTCAGTGTTAATGGTAACAAGGAACTTTGTAAAAGCATAAACCCTGATGAGGCCGTGGCGTATGGTGCGGCGGTTCAGGCCGCCATTTTGAGTGGCGAAGGAGACAAGAAGGTGGAGGAGTTGTTGCTGCTGGATGTGATGCCGCTTAGTCTTGGGATTGAGACTGATGCTGGTGAAATGTCAGTGTTGATTCCCAAGAACACCATGATCCCCACCAAGAGGGAGAGCGTCTTCTCCACTTTTTCTGATAATCAAACAAGTGTTTTGATCAAAGTGTTCGAGGGGGAGCATGCAAAGACAGAGGATAACTTCCTTCTTGGGAAGTTTGAGCTTTCTGGTTTCACTCCATCGCCAAGGGGAGTTCCACAAATCAATGTGGGGTTTGATGTTGGTGTTGATGGCATTGTGGAAGTCACTGCTAGAGATAGGAGCACGGGGCTGAAGAAGAAGATCACGATCAGCAACAAGCATGGGAGGTTGAGTCCTGAAGAGATGAGGAGGATGGTGAGAGATGCAGAGAAGTATAAGGCAGAGGATGAGGAGGTGAGTAACAAGGTGAGGGCCAAGAACTTGCTTGAGAATTATGCCTTTGAAATGAGGGACAGAGTGAAGAACCTTGAGAAGGTTGTGGAGGAGACCATAGAGTGGCTTGACAGAAACCAATTGGCTGAAACTGATGAGTTTGAGTACAAGAAGCAGGAGTTGGAAGAAAAGTTTCGGAAGTTTAGGTAA
- the LOC114388111 gene encoding ankyrin repeat-containing protein At5g02620-like produces the protein MAGLLFISWQISPLFSGVVASWDDLKQFFITTPRDILSETHKDLVRSGGEWLKKTAGSCSLVAALIATVAFSTSTTIPGNFKDDTGAPTLEDRPEFKAFAIASLIARCCSVTSLVLFLSILTSRYQEHDFDSSLPRKLILGLTSLFMSIISTMVCFCAGHFFVLKDKLKSVAFPVYMP, from the exons ATGGCTGGACTCCTCTTCATCTCCTGGCAAATAAGCCCTCTGTTTTCAGGAGTGGTAGCCTCTTGGGACGATTTGAAGCAATTTTTTATTACG ACACCTAGAGATATCCTCAGCGAAACTCACAAGGACCTCGTTAGGAGTGGTGGAGAATGGCTGAAAAAAACTGCTGGATCCTGCTCCTTGGTAGCAGCACTGATAGCCACTGTAGCCTTTTCCACATCCACCACCATCCCCGGCAACTTCAAAGATGACACAGGTGCCCCAACCCTTGAAGACAGGCCAGAATTCAAAGCCTTTGCCATTGCATCTCTCATTGCTCGTTGCTGTTCTGTCACCTCACTGGTGCTGTTCCTCTCAATACTCACATCTCGGTATCAAGAGCATGATTTCGATAGCAGTCTTCCCAGGAAGCTGATCCTTGGGTTGACATCGTTGTTCATGTCCATTATCTCCACGATGGTTTGTTTCTGTGCTGGCCATTTCTTTGTGCTAAAGGACAAACTCAAATCTGTTGCATTTCCTGTGTATATGCCGTGA
- the LOC114387309 gene encoding heat shock 70 kDa protein-like, translating to MATKKVKAIGIDLGTSYSCVAVWQHNRVEVISNDTTPSYVAFNDTQRLLGDSAMSQRSMNPQNTVFDGKRLIGQRFSDQSVQQDMKLWPFKVVPDNRDKPMVAVTYKGEEKLLAPEEISSMVLFKMKEVAEAHLGHFVKDAVITVPAYFSNAQRQATKDAGKIAGLNVLRIISEPTAAAIAYGLDRKGLRVGEQNVLVFDLGGGTFDVSLVTIYEEMFKVKASVGDTHLGGVDFDNKLVNHLVNVFREKHKKDISGNAKALVRLRSACEKAKRILSSTAQTTIELDCLYEGVDLYATVTRALFEELNKDLFMKCMETVEKCLLEAKSDKIQVHEIVLVGGSTRIPKVQQLLKDMFSVNGTTKELCKGINPDEAVAYGAAVQAAILSGEGDKKVEELLLPVVMPISIGFEGAGGVMSVLIPKNTAIPTKKERVCSTFYDNQKSLTVKVFEGEQVKTKDNFFLGKFILYEFDPLPKGVPQINVIFDVDADGIVEVTAEDQAKGLKKKITINSKHGRLNPEEIRRMVRDSKRYKAEDEVVKKKVKAKNTLENYAYEMRERAKKIEEAVEETIEWLECNQLAEIEEFDCKKQELGRYLRDDPNYSNTSNSGVKVPIWCTWRCPPNGWVCLNTDGSVFENHRNGSTGSACGGLVRDSSGCFLGGFTVNIGITAVTLAELWGVVHGLKLAWDLGCKKVKVDIDSGHALGLIRHGPVAKDPAFALVSEINELVRKEWLVEFSHVFRESNRAADKLAHLGHSHSSESGAKRFSDPPFALLAILQDDLAGVAKQRGVP from the exons ATGGCAACAAAAAAAGTCAAAGCTATAGGCATTGACTTGGGCACTAGCTACAGCTGTGTGGCTGTGTGGCAACACAACCGGGTCGAGGTCATTTCCAACGACACCACCCCTTCCTACGTTGCCTTCAATGACACCCAAAGGTTGTTGGGGGACTCCGCCATGAGCCAAAGATCCATGAATCCGCAAAATACCGTCTTTGACGGCAAACGTTTGATTGGTCAACGATTCTCCGACCAATCCGTACAGCAAGAC ATGAAGCTGTGGCCTTTTAAGGTTGTCCCTGACAACAGAGACAAGCCCATGGTCGCGGTCACTTACAAAGGCGAGGAGAAACTCCTTGCCCCCGAAGAGATATCTTCCATGGTGCTGTTTAAGATGAAGGAAGTTGCCGAAGCCCATTTGGGTCATTTCGTAAAGGATGCAGTGATCACTGTCCCTGCTTACTTCAGCAACGCACAGAGACAGGCCACTAAGGATGCCGGGAAAATCGCGGGTTTGAACGTGTTGAGGATCATCAGCGAACCAACTGCGGCTGCTATTGCTTACGGGTTGGACAGAAAAGGATTGAGAGTGGGTGAGCAGAACGTGCTTGTGTTTGATCTCGGTGGTGGTACTTTTGATGTTTCCTTGGTGACTATTTATGAAGAGATGTTTAAGGTTAAGGCTAGTGTGGGAGATACTCATTTGGGTGGTGTGGATTTTGATAACAAATTGGTGAACCATCTGGTGAATGTGTTTAGAGAGAAGCACAAGAAGGATATTAGCGGGAATGCGAAAGCTTTGGTGAGGTTGAGGTCAGCGTGCGAGAAAGCAAAGAGGATTCTGTCTTCGACTGCTCAGACAACGATTGAGCTTGATTGTTTATATGAAGGGGTTGATCTGTATGCCACTGTGACAagggccttgttcgaggaactGAACAAGGACTTGTTTATGAAGTGTATGGAGACGGTGGAGAAGTGTCTCCTTGAGGCAAAGAGTGATAAGATTCAAGTCCATGAGATCGTTCTTGTTGGTGGGTCTACTAGAATTCCAAAGGTACAGCAACTTCTGAAGGACATGTTCAGTGTCAATGGTACCACCAAAGAGCTTTGCAAAGGCATCAACCCTGATGAAGCTGTGGCGTACGGTGCAGCAGTTCAAGCAGCAATTTTGAGCGGTGAAGGAGATAAAAAAGTGGAGGAATTGTTGTTGCCGGTTGTGATGCCAATTAGTATTGGATTCGAGGGTGCTGGTGGTGTGATGTCAGTGTTGATCCCCAAGAACACCGCGATCCCCACCAAGAAGGAGAGGGTTTGTTCCACCTTCTACGACAATCAGAAATCTCTTACAGTCAAAGTGTTCGAGGGAGAACAAGTTAAGACAAAGGATAACTTCTTTCTCGGCAAGTTTATCCTCTACGAGTTCGATCCATTACCAAAGGGAGTGCCACAAATCAACGTTATCTTTGATGTGGATGCTGATGGCATTGTGGAGGTAACCGCGGAAGATCAAGCCAAAGGGTTAAAAAAGAAGATCACAATCAATAGCAAGCACGGAAGGCTAAACCCGGAAGAGATAAGAAGAATGGTGAGAGATTCAAAGAGGTACAAGGCAGAGGATGAGGTGGTAAAGAAGAAGGTGAAGGCGAAGAACACACTCGAGAATTACGCTTATGAAATGAGGGAGAGAGCAAAGAAGATTGAAGAGGCAGTTGAGGAAACCATAGAGTGGCTAGAGTGTAACCAATTGGCAGAGATAGAGGAGTTTGATTGCAAGAAGCAAGAGCTAGGAAGGTACCTAAGAGATGATCCAAATTATAGTAACACCTCAAATTCTGGAGTTAAGGTTCCTATATGGTGTACATGGAGATGTCCACCTAATGGGTGGGTTTGCCTGAACACAGATGGTTCTGTGTTTGAGAACCATAGAAACGGGAGTACTGGGAGTGCGTGTGGTGGTCTAGTTCGTGATTCCTCAGGATGTTTCCTAGGTGGTTTCACTGTTAATATAGGTATCACAGCGGTTACTTTAGCGGAGCTATGGGGCGTAGTTCACGGTCTGAAGTTGGCGTGGGATCTTGGTTGCAAGAAGGTGAAGGTGGATATTGATTCTGGTCATGCTCTTGGTCTTATAAGGCATGGCCCAGTGGCTAAAGACCCAGCTTTTGCGTTGGTTTCGGAGATCAACGAGCTTGTTCGCAAAGAGTGGTTGGTGGAGTTCTCGCACGTGTTTAGAGAGTCCAATCGTGCGGCTGATAAGTTGGCTCACTTGGGACACTCCCACTCTTCGGAATCGGGTGCGAAGCGATTCTCGGACCCACCCTTTGCCCTTCTTGCTATTCTTCAAGATGACTTGGCAGGGGTTGCAAAGCAACGTGGCGTTCCCTAG
- the LOC114387618 gene encoding uncharacterized protein LOC114387618, which yields MANIELDDRVMSEETEETIKRRLFKLCMKGEWGKVVDTYESDKMAHMARITSTGDTALHLAVTDGQNYVVQQLVKVLMCEEGQRKESLMIQNDRGNTALHFAASGGSVEMCECIAYAEPSLLRMRNVDGETPIFLAALHGRKEAFLCLHYRSDYTNQMHFNYDSNCTRNDGDTILHSAIAGDFFDLAFQIIHLYGNLVDRENVSGFTPLHLLANKPSVFRSGNRLGRFEAMIYYAITVKELEVAPSYQQQCPTTGKEKNSYPKNYQTCMGFLRLIKIFTLFVTKLFTQFLYIKQQQDQIGTERDLEASTKIATNNGAETNSPGSETSDRSSPLFPVNYQSCVDLYKFIFIKIMLTFFATEPTIRNIQEIKEKNVWSGQIMDELLKRASMYECDDKGSKPLQNWGEHQDQTNPYSFNEGDNALDDIIEKQHSYTTQGDDEKMETPVLIAAKNGVTEMVEKILEVYPIAVDDLDAKKKNIVLLAIENRQIYLYESLLRNKSLRESTFRKVDSEGNTALHLAAKLGNYKPWLISGDALQMHCELKWYLFVRDSMPSHFFRYKYNNENKTPRDIFIETHRDLVRAAGEWQKRTSECSSVVAALIATVAFSSSTNVPGGFQEDAGTPILENRPEFKTFAISSIVALCCSVASMVCFLSILTSRYQEHDFGKTLPWKLIFSLTLLYVAITSSIVSFCAGHFYVDQLGSLALPVYAILCLSMAIFALSQFPLYIDLIRATKKVPERDQETFLQ from the exons ATGGCCAACATCGAATTAGATGATAGAGTGATGAGTGAGGAAACGGAAGAAACAATCAAGCGTCGTTTGTTCAAACTTTGCATGAAAGGCGAATGGGGGAAAGTAGTTGATACATACGAGAGCGACAAGATGGCTCACATGGCAAGAATAACGAGCACAGGTGACACTGCACTGCATCTTGCGGTCACCGATGGCCAAAACTACGTCGTCCAACAACTGGTGAAAGTACTCATGTGTGAGGAGGGTCAACGTAAAGAGTCTCTGATGATTCAGAATGATAGAGGGAACACGGCCTTGCACTTTGCGGCTTCAGGGGGGAGCGTGGAAATGTGTGAGTGCATTGCTTACGCAGAGCCTTCGTTGTTGAGAATGCGCAACGTTGATGGCGAGACTCCTATCTTTCTCGCTGCTCTCCATGGCAGAAAAGAAGCTTTCCTTTGCCTTCACTATCGCTCTGACTACACCAACCAAATGCATTTCAACTACGATTCCAACTGTACAAGAAATGACGGTGACACCATTCTTCATTCTGCCATTGCCGgagatttttttg ATTTGGCATTCCAAATAATTCATTTGTACGGAAATCTTGTAGACCGTGAGAACGTGAGTGGTTTCACTCCTCTTCATCTCCTGGCGAATAAGCCTTCTGTTTTCAGGAGTGGTAACCGCTTGGGACGATTTGAAGCAATGATTTATTACG CTATAACTGTCAAGGAGCTCGAAGTAGCACCCAGTTATCAGCAGCAATGTCCAACAACCGGCAAAGAAAAAAACAGTTATCCGAAAAATTATCAGACATGCATGGGGTTTTTGAGGTTGATAAAAATCTTCACCTTATTtg TGACTAAGCTCTTCACACAATTTCTATACATAAAGCAACAACAAGATCAAATTGGAACTGAAAGAGACCTTGAAGCATCAACAAAGATTGCTACAAATAATGGAGCTGAAACAAATTCTCCAG GATCTGAAACCAGCGATCGGTCAAGTCCATTATTTCCGGTCAATTACCAAAGCTGTGTGGATCTCTACAAGTTCATATTTATTAAGATAATGCTGACATTCTTTGCAACAG AACCTACCATAAGGAACATACAAGAAATCAAGGAAAAGAACGTGTGGTCTGGTCAAATAATGGATGAACTTCTGAAGCGAGCTTCCATGTATGAGTGTGATGACAAAGGCAGCAAACCCCTGCAGAACTGGGGGGAACATCAAGATCAGACAAACCCTTATAGTTTTAATGAGGGCGATAATGCTTTGGATGATATCATCGAAAAGCAGCATTCTTATACCACCCAAG GAGATGATGAAAAGATGGAAACACCGGTGTTAATAGCGGCAAAGAATGGTGTGACAGAAATGGTAGAGAAAATCCTAGAAGTGTATCCGATAGCTGTTGATGACTTGGACgccaagaagaaaaatatagtgTTATTGGCAATAGAGAACAGGCAAATCTACTTATACGAGTCCTTGCTCAGAAACAAAAGCTTAAGGGAAAGTACATTTAGGAAAGTGGATAGCGAGGGAAACACCGCATTGCACTTGGCAGCCAAACTTGGAAACTATAAACCTTGGCTCATTTCTGGCGATGCGCTGCAAATGCACTGTGAATTGAAGTGGTACCTG TTTGTGAGGGACTCGATGCCGTCTCATTTCTTTAGGTACAAGTACAACAATGAAAACAAGACCCCAAGAGATATCTTCATCGAAACTCACAGGGACCTGGTCAGGGCCGCTGGGGAATGGCAGAAGAGAACCTCGGAATGTAGCTCCGTGGTAGCAGCACTAATAGCCACCGTTGCCTTTTCCTCCTCCACCAACGTTCCCGGCGGCTTCCAAGAAGACGCCGGCACCCCGATTCTCGAAAACAGGCCAGAATTCAAAACCTTTGCCATCTCATCGATCGTTGCTCTTTGCTGCTCAGTGGCCTCCATGGTGTGCTTCCTCTCCATACTCACATCCAGGTATCAAGAGCATGATTTTGGCAAGACTCTTCCTTGGAAGCTCATCTTCAGTTTGACATTGCTGTACGTGGCCATTACCTCCAGTATTGTTTCGTTTTGTGCTGGTCATTTCTATGTCGACCAACTCGGATCTCTTGCACTTCCTGTATATGCCATCCTATGCCTGTCAATGGCAATCTTTGCCTTGTCTCAATTTCCCCTCTACATTGATCTCATACGGGCTACAAAGAAAGTACCAGAGCGTGACCAAGAAACATTTCTACAATGA
- the LOC114388189 gene encoding 26S proteasome non-ATPase regulatory subunit 14 homolog has translation MERLQRMFAGAGGALGHPPPDSPTLDSSEQVYISSLALLKMLKHGRAGVPMEVMGLMLGEFVDEYTVRVVDVFAMPQSGTGVSVEAVDHVFQTNMLDMLKQTGRPEMVVGWYHSHPGFGCWLSGVDINTQQSFEALNQRAVAVVVDPIQSVKGKVVIDAFRLINPQTMMLGQEPRQTTSNLGHLNKPSIQALIHGLNRHYYSIAINYRKNELEEKMLLNLHKKKWTDGLTLRHFDTHSKTNEQTVQEMLNLAIKYNKAVQEEDELPPEKLVIANVGRQDAKKHLEEHVSNLMSSNIVQTLGMMLDTVVF, from the exons ATGGAGAGGCTTCAGCGAATGTTCGCAGGTGCAGGTGGAGCTCTAGGGCACCCTCCCCCAGATTCCCCAACTCTCGATTCCTCCGAGCAGGTCTACATCTCCTCACTCGCTCTCCTCAAGATGCTGAAGCACG GAAGGGCTGGGGTTCCCATGGAAGTGATGGGTTTGATGCTTGGAGAATTCGTGGACGAGTACACCGTTCGTGTGGTTGATGTCTTCGCAATGCCGCAGAGTGGTACTGGTGTTAGTGTTGAAGCTGTTGATCATGTTTTTCAGACTAATATGCTTGACATGCTCAAACAAACCGgaag ACCAGAGATGGTTGTTGGCTGGTACCATTCGCATCCTGGATTTGGCTGTTGGCTCTCTGGTGTTGACATCAATACACAGCAG AGTTTTGAGGCTTTGAATCAGCGTGCAGTGGCTGTGGTTGTAGATCCAATACAAAGTGTTAAAGGCAAAGTGGTGATTGATGCTTTTCGATTGATCAATCCACAGACAATGATGCTTGGTCAAGAACCAAGGCAGACAACATCCAATTTGGGACATCTGAATAAGCCATCCATTCAA GCATTGATCCATGGGTTGAACCGGCATTACTATTCCATAGCCATTAATTACAGGAAGAATGAACTCGAGGAGAAGATGTTGCTTAATCTTCACAAGAAGAAATGGACTGATGGTTTGACACTTCGGCATTTTGATACACATTCTAAAACTAATGAACAGACTGTACAG GAAATGTTGAACTTAGCTATCAAATATAACAAGGCTGTTCAAGAGGAGGATGAGCTGCCTCCAGAAAAGCTTGTAATAGCAAATGTGGGAAGACAAGATGCAAAGAAGCACCTCGAAGAGCATGTGTCAAATTTGATGTCTTCCAACATTGTTCAAACTCTCGGAATGATGCTTGACACTGTTGTCTTCTAG